The Nodosilinea sp. PGN35 genome has a window encoding:
- a CDS encoding ABC transporter ATP-binding protein, translated as MSTVTLRDIHKTYVDNEVIKGVDLDIHDKEFVVFVGPSGCGKSTLLRMIAGLEDITSGDLLVDGDRMNDVPPDKRGLAMVFQTYALYPHMTVAENMAFSLRLAGVSKERRMERARDVARVLQLEPLLDRKPKALSGGQRQRVAIGRALVRNPKVFLFDEPLSNLDASLRVQMRIELAGLHESLQSTMIYVTHDQVEAMTLADKIVVLQGGVVEQVGSPLELYHHPRNLFVAGFIGSPKMNFMAVQTVGVQDSGTTVRLPGDATVTIPVQPRSLSAGDRATLGIRPEHLRIDNANPTLMGEVLVVERLGGETYLYVKIAGGDTFIVQTDGDSRAQVRDRVPVAIDGHLCHLFDGQGLAIPKAERHHLTLTQHPEVPLQTEAPTQTYEQPTQPHQIPRQAD; from the coding sequence ATGTCAACCGTCACGCTACGAGATATCCATAAAACCTACGTCGATAACGAAGTGATCAAAGGCGTCGATCTCGACATTCACGACAAAGAATTTGTCGTCTTTGTCGGCCCCTCCGGCTGCGGCAAATCGACTCTGCTGCGCATGATCGCCGGGCTAGAAGACATCACCTCCGGCGACCTGCTGGTCGATGGCGATCGCATGAACGATGTGCCCCCCGACAAACGCGGGCTGGCCATGGTGTTTCAGACCTACGCCCTCTACCCCCACATGACCGTGGCCGAAAACATGGCCTTTAGCCTGCGCCTGGCCGGGGTGTCAAAAGAGCGGCGCATGGAGCGGGCGCGGGACGTGGCGCGGGTTTTGCAGCTCGAACCGCTGCTCGATCGCAAGCCCAAGGCCCTCTCCGGCGGTCAGCGCCAGCGGGTCGCCATCGGTCGCGCGTTAGTTCGCAATCCGAAGGTCTTTCTGTTTGACGAGCCCCTGTCGAACCTCGATGCCTCCCTGCGGGTGCAGATGCGCATTGAGCTGGCGGGGCTGCACGAGAGCCTGCAATCCACCATGATCTACGTCACCCATGACCAGGTCGAAGCCATGACCCTGGCCGACAAAATTGTGGTGCTCCAGGGCGGCGTGGTTGAGCAGGTGGGCTCGCCTTTAGAGCTGTACCATCACCCCCGCAACCTGTTTGTGGCCGGGTTCATCGGCTCGCCCAAGATGAACTTCATGGCGGTGCAGACCGTGGGCGTGCAGGATTCTGGCACCACCGTGCGGCTGCCGGGTGACGCCACCGTCACCATTCCAGTGCAGCCCAGAAGCTTGTCGGCGGGCGATCGCGCCACCCTGGGCATTCGCCCCGAGCACCTGCGAATTGACAACGCCAATCCCACCCTGATGGGCGAGGTGCTGGTGGTCGAGCGGCTGGGGGGCGAAACCTACCTCTACGTCAAGATCGCGGGCGGCGACACCTTTATCGTGCAGACCGACGGCGACAGCCGGGCTCAGGTGCGCGATCGCGTTCCCGTTGCCATCGACGGCCACCTCTGCCACCTGTTTGACGGCCAGGGGCTGGCGATTCCCAAGGCCGAGCGCCACCACCTCACCCTCACCCAGCATCCCGAAGTTCCCCTGCAAACCGAAGCTCCGACCCAAACCTATGAACAGCCAACCCAACCCCACCAAATCCCTCGTCAAGCTGACTGA
- a CDS encoding mannitol dehydrogenase family protein, with the protein MNSQPNPTKSLVKLTERSLGQLSDRVRVPRYDRSNLTPGIVHIGVGGFHRAHQALYLDNYLEQNPGSDWAICGVGLLEFDQKMRDALQSQDCLYTLVERSPEGDNARVIGSITQFLFAPDDREAVIETLADPQCRIVTLTITEGGYYVVEGTGEFDAHHPTIRHDLQNPEQPFGVYGFLTAALARRRQRGIAPFTVLSCDNIQGNGDMVGRMLTTFAKLQNLDLGNWIEQNVAFPNCMVDRITPATTPGDLAMVADQFDIDDAWPVVAEPFLQWVVEDRFSAGRPDWESVGVQMTDDVHPYEMMKIRLLNTSHLLLGYLGSLKGYTYAHEAMADDQIRQAVERLMEEVTPTLRPVPGIDVGEYRQVLVERFSNPKIRDQLARLCLNSSAKLPKWALGSLREQLEQNGPIDFLSFTVAAWFRYLSGQDDQGHDLPIDDPMAETLMERARSGRADPSALLSLTEIFGDLPQSSRFVAAVRQHLNQLYELGTAATLDGLL; encoded by the coding sequence ATGAACAGCCAACCCAACCCCACCAAATCCCTCGTCAAGCTGACTGAGCGATCGCTCGGCCAGTTGAGCGATCGGGTGCGGGTGCCCCGCTACGATCGCAGCAACCTCACCCCCGGCATTGTCCACATCGGCGTCGGCGGCTTTCACCGCGCCCACCAGGCGCTCTATCTGGACAACTACCTGGAGCAAAACCCCGGCAGCGACTGGGCCATCTGCGGCGTCGGCCTGCTGGAGTTTGACCAGAAAATGCGCGATGCCCTGCAATCCCAGGACTGTTTGTATACCCTGGTGGAGCGATCGCCCGAAGGCGACAACGCCCGCGTGATCGGCTCCATCACCCAATTTCTGTTTGCCCCGGATGACCGGGAAGCGGTGATCGAAACCCTGGCTGACCCCCAGTGCCGCATCGTTACCCTGACCATCACCGAGGGCGGCTACTACGTGGTGGAGGGCACGGGCGAGTTTGACGCCCACCACCCCACTATTCGGCACGACCTGCAAAACCCTGAGCAGCCCTTCGGGGTCTACGGATTCCTGACGGCGGCCTTGGCGCGGCGGCGACAGCGGGGCATCGCGCCCTTTACCGTGCTCTCCTGCGACAACATTCAGGGCAACGGCGACATGGTGGGCCGCATGCTGACCACCTTCGCTAAGCTGCAAAATCTTGACCTGGGCAACTGGATTGAGCAGAACGTCGCCTTCCCCAACTGTATGGTCGATCGCATTACCCCCGCCACCACCCCCGGCGACCTGGCGATGGTGGCCGACCAGTTCGACATTGACGATGCCTGGCCCGTGGTGGCCGAGCCCTTTTTGCAGTGGGTGGTCGAAGATCGCTTCAGCGCCGGACGTCCCGACTGGGAGAGTGTCGGCGTGCAGATGACCGACGACGTGCACCCCTACGAGATGATGAAGATTCGGCTGCTCAACACCAGCCACCTGCTGCTGGGCTACCTGGGGTCGCTGAAGGGCTACACCTACGCCCACGAGGCCATGGCCGACGACCAGATTCGCCAGGCGGTGGAGCGGCTGATGGAGGAAGTCACCCCCACCCTGCGCCCCGTCCCCGGCATCGATGTCGGCGAATATAGGCAGGTTTTAGTTGAGCGCTTCTCAAACCCCAAGATTCGCGATCAGCTGGCTCGGCTGTGCCTCAACAGCTCGGCCAAGCTGCCCAAATGGGCGCTGGGTTCCCTGCGGGAACAGCTGGAGCAAAATGGCCCCATCGACTTTTTGAGTTTCACCGTCGCCGCCTGGTTCCGCTACCTCAGCGGCCAAGACGACCAGGGCCATGACCTGCCCATTGATGACCCCATGGCCGAAACGCTGATGGAACGGGCGCGATCGGGGCGTGCCGATCCGTCTGCATTGCTCAGCCTGACGGAGATCTTTGGCGACTTGCCCCAGTCGTCGCGCTTTGTGGCGGCGGTGAGGCAGCACCTGAACCAGCTCTACGAATTGGGCACCGCAGCTACCCTAGACGGGCTGCTCTAG
- a CDS encoding GlsB/YeaQ/YmgE family stress response membrane protein encodes MNILAWIVLGLIAGAIAKAIYPGHQGGGILGTLILGVIGAFVGGSLYTLLTTGTLALTATGLSIGGVVIAVLGAIVALFIYYAATKRTV; translated from the coding sequence ATGAATATTCTGGCATGGATCGTATTGGGCTTGATTGCTGGCGCAATTGCTAAAGCAATTTACCCTGGCCACCAAGGCGGTGGCATTCTCGGTACGCTCATTCTAGGCGTAATTGGTGCATTTGTGGGGGGTAGCCTTTACACCCTGCTGACCACAGGAACCTTAGCACTGACCGCAACGGGTCTGAGCATCGGTGGTGTAGTAATCGCGGTTTTGGGTGCAATTGTTGCCCTGTTCATCTACTACGCCGCCACCAAGCGCACCGTCTAA
- the lgt gene encoding prolipoprotein diacylglyceryl transferase, which produces MGTKGVIELAGAGVSVALGGLAQLASPGPVIFQLGPLTIRWYGLLIATALALGITLAQRLAQRRGLDPDTLVDLSIWLVLGALPAARLYYVAFEWDRYANNPLSAFAIWQGGIAIHGAILGGMVAALLFARRNRLSFWALADVVAPALVLGQAIGRWGNFFNSEAFGRPTDLPWRVYIPPAQRPPGLGGVEYYHPTFLYESLWNLGVFALVLWLFFWGLRHPGRLKTGTLFLVYFATYSLGRLWIEGLRLDSLMLGPLRIAQVVSLAGMALGAAGLLWLYVGRRSLPDVVKDS; this is translated from the coding sequence ATGGGGACGAAGGGTGTGATTGAGTTAGCGGGGGCCGGGGTGTCGGTGGCATTGGGCGGGCTGGCGCAGCTGGCGTCGCCGGGGCCAGTGATCTTTCAGCTGGGGCCGTTGACGATTCGCTGGTACGGGCTGCTGATTGCCACCGCCCTGGCCCTGGGCATTACCCTGGCCCAGCGGCTGGCCCAGCGGCGCGGGCTCGACCCCGACACCCTGGTCGATCTCTCGATCTGGCTGGTGCTGGGGGCCCTGCCTGCGGCCCGACTCTACTACGTCGCCTTCGAGTGGGATCGCTACGCCAACAACCCCCTGAGCGCCTTTGCCATCTGGCAGGGGGGCATTGCTATCCACGGGGCGATCTTGGGCGGCATGGTGGCGGCGCTGCTGTTTGCCCGCCGCAATCGGCTGTCGTTCTGGGCCCTGGCGGACGTGGTGGCCCCGGCCCTGGTGCTGGGGCAGGCCATTGGCCGCTGGGGCAATTTCTTTAATTCCGAAGCCTTTGGTCGCCCCACCGACCTGCCCTGGCGGGTCTACATTCCCCCCGCCCAGCGTCCGCCGGGGCTGGGCGGCGTCGAGTACTACCACCCCACCTTTCTCTACGAATCGCTGTGGAATTTGGGGGTGTTTGCCCTGGTGCTATGGCTGTTTTTTTGGGGGCTGCGCCACCCCGGACGGCTGAAGACCGGCACCCTATTTTTGGTCTACTTTGCCACCTACAGCCTGGGCCGCCTGTGGATTGAGGGGCTGCGCCTCGACAGCCTGATGCTGGGGCCGCTGCGCATTGCCCAGGTGGTGAGTCTGGCGGGCATGGCGCTGGGGGCAGCCGGGCTGCTGTGGCTGTACGTGGGGCGGCGGTCGCTGCCCGATGTTGTCAAAGATAGCTAG